From Streptomyces cyaneogriseus subsp. noncyanogenus, the proteins below share one genomic window:
- the lhgO gene encoding L-2-hydroxyglutarate oxidase: MHYRTREVEQVEREKIAYDCDVLVIGGGIVGLSTAYAISRAAPGTRVTVLEKEPGPARHQTGRNSGVVHSGIYYRPGSLKARYAVRGAAEMVKFCAEYGIAHAVTGKLIVATDRAELPRLHALVQRGRENGIPVRELGAAQITEYEPEVRGLAAIHVGTTGICDYVAVARQLAAASGARIRYGAQVLRIDRRPSRGVAALTRSGDIVRARVLVNCAGLYCDEVARMAGDDPGMRIVPFRGEYYELACPELVRGLVYPVPDPAFPFLGVHLTRGIDGGVHIGPNAVPALAREGYGWSTVRPRELASTLTWPGSWHIARRHWRYGAGELRRSLSKAAFTSAVRRLLPAVTEDDLVPAAAGVRAQAVLPDGTLVDDFLIREGARTVHVLNAPSPAATASLPIGREVARRALTALAGT; the protein is encoded by the coding sequence GTGCACTATCGGACCCGGGAGGTGGAGCAGGTGGAGCGGGAGAAGATCGCCTACGACTGCGACGTGCTGGTGATCGGCGGCGGGATCGTCGGCCTGTCGACGGCGTACGCGATCAGCCGCGCCGCCCCGGGCACGCGGGTCACGGTCCTGGAGAAGGAGCCGGGACCGGCCCGGCACCAGACGGGCCGCAACAGCGGCGTCGTCCACAGCGGCATCTACTACCGGCCCGGGTCGCTGAAGGCCCGCTACGCCGTGCGGGGTGCCGCGGAGATGGTCAAGTTCTGCGCGGAGTACGGCATCGCCCACGCCGTCACCGGCAAGCTGATCGTCGCCACCGACCGGGCGGAGCTGCCCCGCCTGCACGCCCTCGTGCAGCGCGGCCGGGAGAACGGCATACCGGTACGGGAGCTGGGCGCGGCCCAGATCACCGAGTACGAGCCGGAGGTGCGCGGCCTGGCCGCGATACACGTCGGCACCACCGGCATCTGCGACTACGTGGCGGTCGCCCGGCAGCTCGCCGCGGCCTCCGGCGCGCGGATCCGCTACGGCGCCCAGGTGCTGCGCATCGACCGGCGCCCCTCCCGCGGAGTCGCCGCCCTCACCCGCTCGGGGGACATCGTCCGCGCCCGCGTCCTGGTCAACTGCGCCGGCCTGTACTGCGACGAGGTGGCCCGGATGGCGGGGGACGACCCCGGCATGCGCATCGTGCCGTTCCGGGGCGAGTACTACGAGCTGGCCTGCCCCGAGCTCGTGCGGGGCCTGGTCTACCCGGTGCCGGACCCGGCCTTCCCCTTCCTCGGGGTGCATCTGACGCGGGGCATCGACGGCGGCGTGCACATCGGCCCGAACGCGGTGCCGGCCCTGGCCCGCGAGGGGTACGGCTGGAGCACGGTCCGGCCGCGCGAGCTGGCGTCCACCCTGACCTGGCCGGGTTCCTGGCACATCGCCCGGCGCCACTGGCGCTACGGCGCCGGCGAGCTGCGGCGCTCCCTGTCCAAGGCCGCCTTCACCAGCGCGGTGCGCAGGCTGCTGCCCGCCGTGACGGAGGACGACCTGGTGCCGGCGGCCGCGGGTGTGCGCGCCCAGGCGGTGCTGCCGGACGGCACCCTGGTGGACGACTTCCTGATCCGGGAGGGCGCCCGCACGGTGCACGTACTGAACGCGCCCTCCCCCGCCGCGACGGCGTCGCTGCCGATCGGGAGGGAAGTGGCGAGACGGGCGCTGACGGCCCTGGCCGGGACCTGA